Proteins co-encoded in one Sus scrofa isolate TJ Tabasco breed Duroc chromosome 14, Sscrofa11.1, whole genome shotgun sequence genomic window:
- the NEFL gene encoding neurofilament light polypeptide, producing MSSFSYEPYYSTSYKRRYVETPRVHISSVRSGYSTARSAYSSYSAPVSSSLSVRRSYSSSSGSLMPSLENLDLSQVAAISNDLKSIRTQEKAQLQDLNDRFASFIERVHELEQQNKVLEAELLVLRQKHSEPSRFRALYEQEIRDLRLAAEDATNEKQALQGEREGLEETLRNLQARYEEEVLSREDAEGRLMEARKGADEAALARAELEKRIDSLMDEIAFLKKVHEEEIAELQAQIQYAQISVEMDVSSKPDLSAALKDIRAQYEKLAAKNMQNAEEWFKSRFTVLTESAAKNTDAVRAAKDEVSESRRLLKAKTLEIEACRGMNEALEKQLQELEDKQNADISAMQDTINKLENELRTTKSEMARYLKEYQDLLNVKMALDIEIAAYRKLLEGEETRLSFTSVGSLTTGYSQSSQVFGRSAYGGLQTSSYLMSTRSFPSYYTSHVQEEQIEVEETIEAAKAEEAKDEPPSEGEAEEEGKEKEEAEAEAEAEEEEGAQEEEEEAAKEESEEAKEEEEGGEGEEGEETKEAEEEEKKDEGAGEEQATKKKD from the exons ATGAGTTCCTTCAGCTACGAGCCGTACTACTCGACCTCCTACAAACGCCGCTATGTGGAGACGCCCCGGGTGCACATCTCCAGCGTGCGCAGCGGCTACAGCACCGCGCGCTCTGCTTACTCCAGCTACTCCGCGCCCGTCTCCTCCTCGCTGTCCGTGCGCCGCAGCTACTCCTCCAGCTCCGGCTCCTTGATGCCCAGTCTCGAGAACCTCGACCTGAGCCAGGTAGCCGCCATCAGCAACGACCTCAAGTCGATCCGCACACAGGAGAAGGCGCAGCTGCAGGACCTCAACGACCGCTTTGCCAGCTTCATCGAGCGCGTGCACGAGTTGGAGCAGCAGAACAAGGTCCTGGAAGCCGAGCTGCTGGTGCTGCGCCAGAAGCACTCCGAGCCGTCCCGCTTCCGGGCGCTGTACGAGCAGGAGATCCGTGACCTGCGCCTGGCGGCGGAAGACGCCACCAACGAGAAGCAGGCGCTCCAGGGCGAGCGCGAGGGGCTGGAGGAGACTCTGCGCAACCTGCAAGCGCGCTACGAAGAGGAGGTGCTGAGCCGCGAGGACGCCGAGGGCCGGCTGATGGAAGCGCGCAAAGGGGCCGACGAGGCGGCTCTCGCCCGCGCCGAGCTCGAAAAGCGCATTGACAGTCTGATGGACGAAATCGCCTTTCTGAAGAAAGTGCACGAAGAGGAGATCGCCGAGCtgcaggctcagatccagtacGCGCAGATCTCCGTGGAGATGGATGTGTCCTCCAAGCCCGACCTCTCCGCCGCGCTCAAGGACATCCGCGCCCAGTATGAGAAGCTGGCCGCCAAGAACATGCAGAACGCCGAAGAGTGGTTCAAGAGCCGCTTCACGGTGCTGACCGAGAGCGCCGCCAAGAACACCGATGCGGTGCGCGCAGCCAAGGACGAGGTGTCCGAGAGCCGCCGACTGCTCAAGGCCAAGACCCTGGAGATCGAAGCCTGCCGGGGCATGAACGAAGCGCTGGAGAAGCAGCTGCAGGAGCTGGAGGACAAGCAGAACGCCGACATTAGTGCTATGCAG GACACAATTAACAAATTAGAAAACGAACTGAGAACCACAAAGAGTGAAATGGCAAGATACCTGAAGGAATACCAAGACCTTCTCAATGTGAAGATGGCTTTGGACATTGAGATTGCAGCTTACAG GAAACTCTTGGAAGGTGAGGAGACCCGGCTGAGTTTCACCAGCGTGGGAAGCTTAACCACTGGCTACTCTCAGAGCTCCCAGGTCTTTGGCCGATCTGCCTATGGCGGTTTACAGACCAGCTCCTACCTGATGTCCACCCGCTCCTTCCCATCATACTACACCAGCCACGTCCAGGAGGAGCAGATCGAGGTGGAGGAGACCATTGAGGCTGCGAAAGCTGAGGAAGCCAAGGACGAACCTCCCTCTGAAGGAGAAGCCGAGGAGGAGggcaaggagaaggaagaagctgaggcagaggctgaggctgaggaagaggaaggtgcccaagaagaagaagaagaag CTGCCAAGGAAGAATCTGAGGaagcaaaggaggaagaagaaggaggtgaaggtgaagaaggagaagaaaccaaagaagccgaggaggaggagaaaaaagatgaAGGTGCTGGGGAGGAGCAAGCAACTAAGAAGAAAGATTGA